The segment CTCCGTCCGgttgataatttaaattttttgttaattttttggGGATTCTCTATGCATTTTTGGGGAAATTTCAAGGCagttgttttgtttgattttgataattttatagCGATATACACTTCTTTGTTAATGATTGACGATTTTGCTGTTTTGAAGGCGGAAATAGTGCGGAAGGAGGTGAATGCGTGGGCTTCACGTCACACAAATAATCTCATCCAAGATCTTCTTCCTCGACGATCCGTGACAAGCCAAACCGAATGGATTTATGGAAATGCATTGTACTTCAAAGGAGCTTGGGAAAAGAAGTTTGATAAGTGTCTGACTAAGCACAAACCATTTCACCTTGTCAATGGCGAATCAGTCTCTGTGCCTTTCATGAGAAGCCATAAGAACCAATATGTAAAGGCTTATGATGATTTCAAGGTCCTGAGGCTCGGTTATCAACAAGGCCGTGATGATGCCGACCGCCAATTCTCAATGTACTTCTATCTACCTGACAAGAGAGATGGACTGGATAATCTTTTGAAGAGATTGACATCTACTCATGGATTTTTGGACCGTCACATACCGAGATACAAAGATCGCGTTGGTGAATTCAGAATTCCAAAATTTAAGATCGAATTTGGGTTTGAAGCTTCAAATGCTTTTGATGATTTTGAGCTAAATGTGTCATTGTACCAAAAAGCTTTCATTGAGATCGATGAAGTAGGTACTGAAGCTGCAGCTGCAACTGCCTGCTGCGGAGGTGGTGGCCGTCCGAAGTTGATAGATTTCGTGGCAGATCATCCATTTCTTTTCTTGATTAGAGAAGACCGAACCGGAACTGTTTTATTTGTTGGTCAAATCTTCGATCCTTCCAAATCTGATTAGGTCTTGTATTAATTTTGCTGTTTCTAGGTTTGGGTTTTAATTTATTGTTGTTTAGCCGAGTTTTTTGAAATGTTCATGATTTTAATTCACTTAGATTTGGTTCTCCTCGACTAAGTAATATTCTGAATCATTTCTTCACATGCAGTATCTTCATGATTTATTCGGTGTTAGCGGTCTTGGGTCAAGGGTTTTACAAAAAGATCATAGACCCTTACATTAGTTGAGGATTAATTTCCAAGCATCCTTTGATTATCTCTTGCAACAGATGAGTCACGATCTCTACTAGAAATCCAACatatgattttttgtaaaatttgcaCAAAGTTACCTTACCGTATATATTAAACGATTTATCAAAATGAATTACAGGATTTGTATGATTTGAAACGCACTAAATGTTCCTATACTTTTGTAAAAAAAGGGTTGAATTGCAGTATTAGTAAATAACACAAGTATGAAACTTTCGATTATAACAATTTCAGAATAAAATATGTCAGAAAAAGAGAATAATATCATACATTAGTATATATACTTACAAAAAACAAAtgtaatatgatatatattgtattaaaacaaaatacaaagaagaataacacataaattaaacaattagcaccacaaagttttttttggtaaaataaaaaggtatttTCACCTCTTTGCATGAATCCAAATGTTGTATATAGTTCTTCTCAGCGCGAATGAACCTAGGTGGCGATAGTTACAGCCGCAATCCCTTTACCACTGGGTCAACTCGACGTTAGTGCACCACAAAGTTAAGCAATTGATTCAATTAGACAATACAAACAACATGAAGCAAGAAAAACCACtaacaataaaaattataaactgaGTACAATTAAATAATTCAGTGGATTTGTTTGAGAGAAAATCTGCAGCAAGGAGAATGTTGAAGCAAGGTCGGATTTATATGAACAATGTGAACGTTGATGATGAGAATAAGAGCTTGAGTTATTGTTGAAGGAAAATGCATTGTTCTCTCTGCAGGCAAGGAGAACAAAGTGGTCGTTAGAATTTCCTGACTTTTTCTTATGATGAGTCTTatagattaaaatttatattcttaaaattGTTTCGTTAAGCCGCTTTATTCAGTCTTCGATAAATACTACACAGCAAggaaagaacaaagaaaaaaacaaacaaataccatcccaataaacatgaaaatcctataatttaagatttgttttatacatttctaTTGGGAAATCGATTGGGGTCAAGGGATTGGTTTTGTCAATGGAGTGATGAAATCATGATTAATATACATAATTACACaactaaattatatttacaaatcAGAAACTCTGGTGAGGAACTGAAGTTGCCGAAGGAGAGGACTAAGAGTCTCCATTAGCTTCTCACAAGGATGATTGTGAACACCTTCGTAGGTTGTTACGACAACTTTTGGATCTTTTGCCAATCTTTGCACTTGTTTCTTCACGTTGCATGTATGGTACGTGCATCTGTAATAGCTCCTGCAATTTATTACGTAGCAAACACAAATGAATAATAAATCTGTTACCTATATGATATTGTTAGCTACGAAGCTACCATGCCAGGTTATTCTATATGTTATGCTGTTTTTTAGGTATAgtgaaatatatatgttatctgctaagtttttgaatttttaaaactcaTTCCTacatatactttttaaaaataaaacctaTACAAAAGGTTTGAATCAATCTGTTTTGCTGGGGATAAAGCCTATACATAACACTCTAGTTCAAAGACACGAGCAGTAACCTAGCCTAAATCAACCGGACTAACACAATTTGAATTCGATCGTTATAGGTTGTTAAGCTAATGTTTCCAACCAAGATAGACACGTGACCAAGTGTGTGTGAATATATTATCTTTGGTCTATTTCGAAATCTACTTTTAAGATgtcaaatatgtttttaaacacgtcataaatgtatatatatttagatgtaATTAAAAGAAGAACCTGGGATGAGCATTGTTTTTGACAGATTTTTGACCGTATTTTCTCCACCGATAACCATCATCAAGAACATCATCATCGCTCCTCGTATGAAACGCAATTCTCTGCAAGGCCGACGATCTCTTGCCTTTCCCTTTATTATTGTGATCATTTAATCCTTCCATCTCCATcgcctctcctcctcctccgccttgAAAGTTCTCTGGCTGAGAAGACATATGAAAACTCGCTGGAGAACAAGAAGATGTGCCCATATCGCCGGAAAACATTAAGGAAGgaaccatcatcatcattaacTGTTTGTcgtcaaaagaagaaaaagggtTGTTTTCGCCTTCTTCTAGTGTTAACATCGAGTGTGTGTTGTCTATCCCTTCCATTTGTTTTTGAAGCTTCCTCTATCTAGATTTATCTCTTTCTCACGCTATATGTAAGTTTGTTTATGTATATGTTTGGGGAtatcaagaagaaggagaagagaagaagaaaggtgaTAAGGATATTTGTagggaagaaagaagaagaatgagagTAAAAGGGTATATAACATCGAGGCCAACTATATTCACCTAACTTTTTGTTCAACTGCCTTAGCAAAGCTTTTGatcaatattattatttggatTCATATATTACCCTATAATGTATGTAATATACCAAATTAATTAGCGGAAAGTTAAATAGTATATATCTGTATTAAGAAAAAGGAACATAAAGCAACTTTGATAAATAGTGGTATAAATTGATTACTATATCAAAGTTTTAACGTGTGTCTCATAAAAACCAATCAAACACATCCGCTTATATATGCTAGTGGTCAACGTTCTTGTTGATGTCTTCCCATGACAAAGGGAATGTTTTGTAATGGCTTCTTTGTCCTTTTGGATATAGCATGTATATAGATTCACATTCCCTTTTTGGTATCGTTTATGCGTTCTGAAATTTATATATAGGAActgacatatatataatatatatatatatactaagcttgtttttttggttaaatacatatatactaaagtttatttcatatatgaaatatatagtTTAGGTTTATCAAACTAGTACTAGACATGATGAACTCGCTTAAAGTGTTGGGACATTAAATATGGATAAACGAACTTAAGCAGATTATCGTGGTTGTAGTTGTTAGGAAtcgaatatataaaaataaaaataaattagcataaataaaagaaaaaaacactaGGAAAACTACTGCACGCACGTGGAAGCTTCTCATAATAGTTCATATCAAAGCcgtctcaaattaattttaggTCCTGTTCAAAAAATTTTTTAATCGCACATTTTatcaagtaattttaaaatttaataattttatctgaatttttttaattataagttctaaatttagcattatatctaaaattttaaagtttcttaCCATAagttatctatatattttgaaaaatcctttaattttttatttttatatttcaggaCCCTATTCGACCGTTCTACTTGTGCGTGCTGTTAGACGACCCTGGTTCATATAATAAATCAAATGTTAATAgatctttttttgtcaacaaatgtTAATAGATCTAGCGTTTTAACTTGTGTCTTCGCAAAATTTCGGTTCAACTTATTGCTACACATACATCAATATGTATATCTTAGATCAACTGAAATTCACTtgatctcaaaaaaaaaaatcactgctacatatatttacttatatatatgtAGCTTCACGTTTTATATTGCAGAATAGATACAAGCGCAATCAATTTTACAAGTTTGGATTATGCATATTAAATTTAACCACAGCAAAAACTTTAGATTATATACCGGATGCATGTCGGTTTCCTCTGATTGATACGACATACAGTCTAAAAGCACAGTTTGTGATTATATGTAGGGTTTTAGTAATTAAAACCCTCAACTAAGatgaatcataaaaaaaaacctctaaaaattccGTGAAATAAACCTTCAACTTTAATTCTGTTGATTTATGCTATACTCCGTCTAAAAAAAATGTGACGGAGGGTTATATAcattaacggtttataagttgacggtttataatattgaaaacttagttgaaagttttttttacgattcaaaaatagttgagggattttatcactaaaagtcattaattattttaaaatatttattatcatttataaattttttagattgatttataaacctttaaaactaatttataagcctttaaatTTTAAGCCTTTATTATCATCtatatattgttttagatttgatttataagcctttaaaactactTTATAACCGATTTATAAATCTTCATAAACATTTAATACTTTTACATATGATTAATATGGATTTACAATTATTTTGTAAGTTCTTACAATTTTTGCTATTTTTAGGATAAAATAATCTAACATTATGATACTactgaaacataaagtaatacaataacTCAAAagtaatatatcaaatatattattttattgatcaagaaaaaaaacaaaaatataacggattagaataaaaataatcatgcattattttttGGGATAGGGGAAAGTATGAGCCAGATGtcaaaaatcatgaaaataggaAAAAATGTGTCCTAACTCTAAATAGAAATATTGATTTCATGTATGAATTATCTTCCACAATTtgtaagacttaatataacttagaaactttaaattatttgatatttgacaatgataatataaacacaaaatttttcttatatcactattgtcaaatatcaaataatataatattttgaagttatattaAACTGTAagtaatgtttaaaattattaatttaggatgcataaattaattttataataaattaatgtattgaaagttataaattagttttaaaggcttataaattaatctaaaacaatgtataaatgataataaatattttaaaatatttaatcacTTTTAATGATAAAACCCCttaactatttttgaatcgtaaaaaaatccctcaactaagttttcaacattataaaccctcaacttctaAACCATTAATGTATGATATCCTCTGTCACagttttttagacggagggtaacatatgttaacggaactaaagttgagggttaATTTCACAGAACTTTTagttgaagattttttttacgATTTATCTTTAGTTGAAGGTTTTAGTTAGTAAAAACTCTTATATGTAATGTTGTCGTAGATCAGTCAACAGGGCCGGCCCTGGACCAAACCCATTGAAACATTTGTCTTTGGCCTCTATTTTTCAAAGATCCccatttagaagaaaaaatctaatatacattatataattattattttttaaatgagatCACACACATATTTGGCAATATCGCGTTGGTTTAAACAACCAAAATCCATTTGAATGAGCCAAAGAATACATTAATGCAATAGCccaataaatcaaaaagaattaaaattcACAAAGTTAACAAATTTTTCTGACTAACgtgtttctcttttctttttttttgtcctgGACACTTGCACTTCTTATTTTCTTAGGTTTTTTTCCTTTCCCTGTCTTAACCTGCAAACCAAAAACAcaatttcatta is part of the Brassica rapa cultivar Chiifu-401-42 chromosome A09, CAAS_Brap_v3.01, whole genome shotgun sequence genome and harbors:
- the LOC103838118 gene encoding serpin-Z2-like isoform X2 yields the protein MDNIKMKEKVGKSQIADLAIQETNPKKKQKLCASQVTSSPSLSKIDLAEAMKKQNDVSMFLAGKVISTLAKTSNLVFSPASINAVLIMAANRPEEEETLRSFILSFLRSSSTDELNAVFGEICSVVLADGSASGGPKIAAVNGVWIDQSLSVDSSWKDLLVNFFKAEFAQVDFSTKAVVLFDFDNFIAIYTSLLMIDDFAVLKAEIVRKEVNAWASRHTNNLIQDLLPRRSVTSQTEWIYGNALYFKGAWEKKFDKCLTKHKPFHLVNGESVSVPFMRSHKNQYVKAYDDFKVLRLGYQQGRDDADRQFSMYFYLPDKRDGLDNLLKRLTSTHGFLDRHIPRYKDRVGEFRIPKFKIEFGFEASNAFDDFELNVSLYQKAFIEIDEVGTEAAAATACCGGGGRPKLIDFVADHPFLFLIREDRTGTVLFVGQIFDPSKSD
- the LOC103838118 gene encoding serpin-Z2-like isoform X1, encoding MDNIKMKEKVGKSQIADLAIQETNPKKKQKLCASQVTSSPSLSKIDLAEAMKKQNDVSMFLAGKVISTLAKTSNLVFSPASINAVLIMAANRPEEEETLRSFILSFLRSSSTDELNAVFGEICSVVLADGSASGGPKIAAVNGVWIDQSLSVDSSWKDLLVNFFKAEFAQVDFSTKAEIVRKEVNAWASRHTNNLIQDLLPRRSVTSQTEWIYGNALYFKGAWEKKFDKCLTKHKPFHLVNGESVSVPFMRSHKNQYVKAYDDFKVLRLGYQQGRDDADRQFSMYFYLPDKRDGLDNLLKRLTSTHGFLDRHIPRYKDRVGEFRIPKFKIEFGFEASNAFDDFELNVSLYQKAFIEIDEVGTEAAAATACCGGGGRPKLIDFVADHPFLFLIREDRTGTVLFVGQIFDPSKSD
- the LOC103838117 gene encoding probable WRKY transcription factor 56; its protein translation is MEGIDNTHSMLTLEEGENNPFSSFDDKQLMMMMVPSLMFSGDMGTSSCSPASFHMSSQPENFQGGGGGEAMEMEGLNDHNNKGKGKRSSALQRIAFHTRSDDDVLDDGYRWRKYGQKSVKNNAHPRSYYRCTYHTCNVKKQVQRLAKDPKVVVTTYEGVHNHPCEKLMETLSPLLRQLQFLTRVSDL